Proteins encoded by one window of Alphaproteobacteria bacterium:
- a CDS encoding metallopeptidase family protein produces the protein MARVYRADKFGTAPDLDDLAAIGDAALGTLPGRLRQHMKGVVLRVEDFPDDETCAEMDLESPFDLLGLYRGVAMTEKSGFDLPGEPDMVFLYRRPILDYWCDSGEDLERLVRHVLIHEIGHHFGFSDSDMETLEAQA, from the coding sequence ATGGCCCGCGTCTATCGCGCCGACAAGTTCGGCACCGCACCCGATCTGGATGACCTTGCCGCCATCGGCGATGCGGCGCTCGGTACCCTGCCCGGCCGTCTGCGCCAGCACATGAAGGGTGTTGTGTTGCGGGTAGAGGACTTTCCCGACGACGAGACCTGCGCCGAGATGGACCTGGAATCGCCCTTCGATCTGCTGGGTCTCTATCGCGGCGTTGCCATGACGGAAAAGTCAGGCTTCGACCTGCCGGGCGAGCCGGACATGGTGTTCCTCTACCGCCGGCCCATCCTCGACTATTGGTGTGATTCCGGCGAGGACCTGGAGCGGCTGGTGCGCCATGTGCTGATCCATGAGATCGGTCACCATTTCGGCTTTTCCGATTCCGACATGGAGACGCTGGAGGCCCAGGCCTGA
- a CDS encoding YciI family protein encodes MPYLVIAHDGRDSAAPERRLAARPAHLENLKRYDADGRVLSGGPILEEGRMAGSYLLMDFADRPALDAWLASDPYTTGDVWRDVTVLEVQTVFGAGKP; translated from the coding sequence ATGCCCTATCTGGTGATTGCTCACGACGGAAGAGATTCAGCTGCACCCGAGCGCCGGCTCGCCGCGCGGCCGGCCCATCTGGAGAACCTCAAGCGCTATGACGCCGATGGCCGTGTGTTGTCCGGCGGGCCGATCCTGGAGGAGGGTCGCATGGCCGGATCCTATCTGCTGATGGATTTCGCCGACCGGCCGGCCCTGGATGCCTGGCTGGCGAGCGACCCCTACACCACCGGCGATGTGTGGCGCGATGTGACGGTGCTGGAGGTGCAGACCGTGTTCGGCGCCGGCAAGCCTTAG
- a CDS encoding DMT family transporter, protein MRILAPPVKGALFALSAAAVFVTVHAAVSQVGRDLHPFEATFFRNFFGLIALTPWMAMRGTFRRMATSHMPRHLLRVTTNFASSACWFWGLSILPLATATALSFTAPLFVTMMAPFALGERVGWRRIGAVLFGFAGAMVILRPGVIPLELGSVLVLVSAIIGAISVLYMKKLAGTENPDAMVAWLLLLSLPLSLALSLPFWVWPSTELWLLGGFIGLGATTAHLLIVRGFALADASFLQPFDYARLPFAALLGLIFFAQRPDVWTAVGGVMIVGAALYITRREARMKKRTTAPAAERVT, encoded by the coding sequence ATGAGGATCCTCGCTCCGCCGGTCAAAGGCGCGCTGTTTGCGCTTTCCGCGGCCGCCGTGTTCGTTACGGTGCATGCTGCGGTATCGCAGGTGGGACGCGACCTGCATCCGTTCGAAGCCACCTTTTTCCGCAACTTCTTCGGTCTCATCGCGCTGACCCCGTGGATGGCCATGCGCGGCACCTTCCGCCGCATGGCGACCAGCCACATGCCGCGCCACTTGCTTCGCGTCACCACCAATTTCGCCTCATCGGCCTGCTGGTTCTGGGGCCTGTCCATCCTGCCCCTGGCTACCGCCACGGCGCTCAGCTTCACCGCGCCGCTGTTTGTCACCATGATGGCGCCCTTTGCCCTTGGCGAACGGGTCGGCTGGCGGCGCATCGGCGCTGTGTTGTTCGGCTTTGCCGGCGCCATGGTGATCCTGCGTCCCGGCGTCATTCCCCTTGAACTCGGCAGCGTGCTGGTTCTGGTATCGGCGATCATCGGCGCCATTTCGGTGCTCTACATGAAAAAGCTGGCCGGCACCGAAAACCCCGATGCCATGGTCGCCTGGCTGTTGCTGCTCAGCCTGCCCCTGTCGCTGGCGCTCAGCCTGCCGTTCTGGGTCTGGCCCAGCACCGAACTGTGGCTGCTGGGCGGCTTCATCGGCCTCGGCGCCACCACCGCGCACCTGCTGATCGTGCGCGGCTTTGCTTTGGCCGACGCCAGCTTTCTGCAGCCCTTCGACTATGCCCGGCTGCCTTTTGCCGCCCTGCTGGGGCTGATCTTCTTTGCCCAGCGGCCCGATGTGTGGACCGCCGTCGGCGGCGTCATGATCGTCGGCGCCGCGCTCTATATCACGCGGCGCGAGGCACGCATGAAAAAGCGCACCACGGCACCGGCGGCCGAACGCGTCACCTAA
- a CDS encoding DMT family transporter — MPSSQQSAARQPADAIPPTAAIAPHDAAAAPGGLIAANGLHVRPVAGMVYMLLMVSLLSVNDAAAKWLTAAYPVVMIMFARSAFGVLPALWLARRDGGLATLRTDRPFAHLLRSALMLAAWACFILAIARLSLTQAFTIGYAAPLIMTALSGPMLGEKVGAWRWGAVIVGFLGVVVAVQPGRDGINDGALYGIAAAFLYALAMNLSRRMSATERSSTIFFYYTLTGLVVTAAILPFVWVPLDAADLWLFGVVAVFGSAAHYFMAQAFRFGEVSLLAPLEYTGLVWAALLGWIVWRDVPDTATLAGAAIIIASGLVIVRREARLRRRAAPS; from the coding sequence ATGCCCTCATCTCAGCAATCCGCGGCCCGGCAACCAGCGGATGCGATCCCGCCAACCGCCGCCATCGCCCCGCACGACGCCGCTGCCGCGCCCGGCGGGCTGATCGCGGCCAATGGTCTGCACGTGCGTCCCGTCGCCGGCATGGTCTACATGCTGCTCATGGTCTCGCTGCTGTCGGTCAATGACGCCGCCGCCAAGTGGCTGACCGCTGCCTATCCGGTAGTCATGATCATGTTCGCGCGCTCGGCCTTCGGCGTCCTGCCGGCGCTGTGGCTGGCCCGCCGCGACGGCGGCCTCGCTACCCTGCGCACCGACCGGCCCTTCGCCCACCTCCTGCGCTCGGCCCTGATGCTGGCGGCATGGGCCTGCTTCATCCTGGCCATCGCCCGCCTGTCCCTGACCCAGGCTTTTACCATCGGCTATGCGGCGCCGCTCATCATGACCGCGCTAAGCGGCCCCATGCTCGGCGAGAAGGTGGGGGCCTGGCGCTGGGGCGCCGTCATTGTCGGATTCCTCGGCGTCGTCGTCGCCGTCCAGCCGGGCCGTGACGGCATCAACGATGGTGCGCTCTACGGTATTGCCGCGGCCTTCCTCTATGCCCTGGCCATGAACCTCTCACGTCGCATGTCCGCGACCGAACGATCCAGCACCATCTTCTTCTATTACACCCTGACCGGTCTGGTGGTGACGGCGGCGATCCTGCCCTTCGTCTGGGTGCCGCTTGATGCGGCCGATCTCTGGCTGTTCGGCGTGGTCGCCGTCTTCGGCAGCGCGGCGCACTATTTCATGGCCCAGGCCTTCCGCTTCGGCGAGGTCAGCCTGCTGGCGCCGCTGGAATATACCGGCCTGGTGTGGGCCGCCCTGCTCGGCTGGATCGTCTGGCGCGACGTGCCCGACACGGCGACCCTGGCGGGTGCCGCCATCATCATCGCCTCGGGGCTGGTCATCGTGCGGCGCGAGGCGCGCCTGCGGCGGCGGGCCGCGCCATCATGA
- a CDS encoding 4a-hydroxytetrahydrobiopterin dehydratase, with translation MPRRRLTDDERLTLFADLPHWRAVAGRDAMERRLRFRSFSQAWSFMSRVALAAEALDHHPEWSNVYGRVTIVLTTHTPDDGGAGGLSDLDDRLARWIEDFARPLAPAND, from the coding sequence ATGCCCCGCCGCCGCCTGACCGATGACGAACGCCTGACGCTGTTTGCTGACCTGCCGCACTGGCGGGCGGTGGCCGGCCGCGATGCCATGGAGCGGCGGCTGCGCTTCCGCTCGTTCAGCCAGGCCTGGAGCTTCATGAGCCGGGTGGCGCTGGCGGCGGAGGCACTCGACCACCATCCGGAATGGTCGAATGTCTATGGCCGGGTCACTATCGTGCTGACTACCCACACCCCCGATGACGGCGGCGCAGGGGGCCTGAGCGACCTGGACGACAGGCTGGCGCGGTGGATCGAGGATTTTGCCCGGCCGCTGGCGCCGGCGAACGACTGA
- a CDS encoding DMT family transporter encodes MTTPGAPPDAAPSPPPGPGPGAVAVLANVPMRAIAYYAGAITLFAFQDAMTKWVAALYPVTQVMFLRSIFSLVPLALLIWALGGIGTIRFARLPLHMARSAVLLASIVLWFYALKLLPLATAMTIGYAGALFMTALSVPMLGEKVGPRRWAALLVGFAGVIIAVRPFSTDLSAAGVTLGGLIAVGSAATFALAMILTRRLSATNSTSSIMLFQTGATLLLTAITLPFIWQAVVAFDLWILVAMGISGVVAQFCIVQAFRYGEVSILAPIEYSGLVWGVLLGWLIWSDIPAAPVFAGGGIIILSCLYIARRAARRQAALKPRP; translated from the coding sequence ATGACCACGCCCGGCGCCCCGCCCGACGCCGCACCGTCACCGCCGCCGGGACCGGGGCCCGGTGCGGTCGCCGTACTGGCCAATGTGCCCATGCGCGCAATTGCCTACTACGCCGGCGCCATCACTCTGTTCGCGTTTCAGGATGCGATGACCAAATGGGTGGCGGCGCTCTATCCCGTCACCCAGGTCATGTTTCTGCGCAGCATCTTTTCGCTGGTGCCCCTGGCCCTGCTGATCTGGGCGCTGGGCGGAATCGGCACCATACGCTTCGCCCGCCTGCCGCTGCACATGGCGCGCAGCGCCGTCCTGCTGGCCTCCATCGTCCTCTGGTTCTATGCCCTGAAACTGCTGCCGCTGGCCACCGCCATGACCATCGGCTATGCCGGCGCCCTGTTCATGACAGCGCTCAGCGTGCCCATGCTCGGCGAAAAAGTCGGACCGCGCCGCTGGGCGGCCCTGCTGGTGGGCTTCGCCGGCGTGATCATCGCCGTGCGTCCGTTCAGCACCGACCTGTCGGCGGCGGGTGTGACCCTCGGCGGTCTCATCGCCGTCGGCTCGGCGGCCACCTTTGCTCTCGCCATGATCCTCACCCGCCGTCTGTCGGCAACCAATTCCACCTCGTCCATCATGCTGTTCCAGACCGGCGCTACTCTGCTGCTCACCGCCATCACCCTGCCCTTTATCTGGCAGGCGGTGGTCGCCTTCGATCTGTGGATTCTGGTGGCCATGGGCATCAGCGGCGTGGTGGCGCAGTTCTGCATCGTTCAGGCCTTCCGCTATGGCGAGGTCTCTATTCTGGCGCCAATCGAGTATTCGGGCCTGGTCTGGGGCGTCCTTCTTGGCTGGCTGATCTGGAGCGACATTCCGGCCGCGCCGGTCTTTGCCGGCGGCGGCATCATCATTCTCTCATGCCTGTATATCGCGCGGCGGGCGGCACGCCGGCAGGCCGCACTCAAGCCGCGGCCCTAG
- a CDS encoding 2OG-Fe(II) oxygenase: protein MARADGARAPVAESPDMRELIDLRRYPLDRPASAEWRTLVERGRAAMAAEGVMVLDGFLTAPALEAIRADARAAEPKAFFKPKSHNAYLMDQDPDLPADHPRNRLLRTDVATIADDDIPADSLIRPIYGWSGLRGFLAAVIGVERLYPYDDPLASINFNVGRPGAQLSWHLDAAEFTTTIMLQPAATGGAYEYVPFIRSEMDMAYDRVGRLLDGDRAGVRVLEQKGGTLVLFRGHHSIHRVTTIEGATTRNVAILSYDPQPGRMLLEHARRTFYGRPG, encoded by the coding sequence ATGGCGAGAGCGGACGGCGCCCGTGCGCCGGTGGCGGAGTCGCCCGATATGCGCGAGCTGATCGATCTTCGGCGTTATCCGCTGGACCGTCCGGCCAGTGCCGAATGGCGGACGCTGGTGGAACGGGGCCGCGCCGCCATGGCGGCGGAGGGAGTGATGGTGCTGGACGGTTTCCTGACGGCGCCGGCGCTGGAGGCGATTCGCGCCGATGCCCGCGCGGCGGAGCCCAAGGCCTTCTTCAAGCCCAAGTCGCACAATGCCTATCTGATGGACCAGGATCCGGACCTGCCGGCGGATCATCCGCGCAATCGCCTGCTGCGCACCGACGTGGCGACCATTGCCGATGATGACATTCCGGCGGACTCGCTGATCCGGCCGATCTATGGGTGGTCCGGCCTGCGGGGTTTTCTGGCGGCGGTCATCGGGGTGGAGAGGCTGTACCCCTATGACGATCCGCTGGCCAGCATCAACTTCAATGTGGGCCGGCCCGGCGCCCAACTGAGCTGGCATTTGGATGCGGCCGAGTTCACCACCACCATCATGCTGCAACCGGCCGCCACCGGTGGCGCCTATGAATATGTGCCGTTCATCCGCAGCGAGATGGACATGGCCTATGACCGGGTGGGGCGGCTGCTCGATGGCGACCGTGCGGGTGTGCGTGTTCTGGAACAGAAAGGCGGCACCCTTGTGCTGTTCCGCGGCCATCACTCGATCCATCGGGTGACGACCATCGAAGGCGCCACCACGCGCAACGTGGCGATCCTGAGCTATGATCCGCAGCCGGGGCGAATGCTGCTGGAACATGCGCGCAGGACGTTTTATGGCCGCCCCGGCTGA
- a CDS encoding phytanoyl-CoA dioxygenase family protein, translating into MAAPAEPPVGTADAAVALVSDEDVAAFRADGAIVLRGVFTDWVDRLAAGIAANEAAPGPYGKNSARPDDPGRFFQDYCNWQRIAEFRDFVLQSPAAAIAARLTGSRRVQFYHEHVLVKDAGTRTPTPWHHDLPYYNVSGHKTVSMWLSPDAVPRAAGMEFVAGSHRWGKLFAPRRFRDDAAFDYGDGFTPVPDVEAARDDYRILSWDVAPGDALLFSFLTLHSARPNLTAGGRRAFSARWIGDDVRFCERAGETSPPFPDIGLSDGAPMREDWFPVVWPPRRPAAPAPSSGP; encoded by the coding sequence ATGGCCGCCCCGGCTGAACCGCCGGTCGGGACGGCGGACGCCGCTGTGGCGCTGGTGAGCGATGAGGATGTCGCCGCCTTCCGGGCGGATGGCGCCATTGTGCTGCGCGGGGTCTTCACGGACTGGGTGGACCGCCTGGCCGCCGGCATTGCCGCCAACGAAGCCGCACCCGGCCCCTATGGCAAGAACAGCGCCCGGCCGGATGATCCGGGGCGGTTCTTTCAGGACTATTGCAACTGGCAGCGGATAGCGGAGTTCCGCGATTTCGTATTGCAGTCGCCGGCGGCGGCCATCGCCGCCCGGCTGACCGGGTCGCGGCGCGTACAGTTCTATCACGAGCATGTTCTGGTCAAGGACGCCGGCACCCGGACGCCGACGCCGTGGCACCACGACCTGCCTTATTACAATGTGAGTGGCCACAAGACCGTCTCCATGTGGCTGTCACCGGATGCGGTGCCGCGCGCCGCCGGCATGGAGTTCGTCGCCGGCTCGCACCGCTGGGGCAAGCTGTTCGCGCCGCGACGGTTTCGCGATGATGCGGCGTTCGACTATGGCGACGGGTTCACACCGGTGCCGGACGTTGAGGCGGCGCGCGACGACTATCGTATCCTGTCATGGGATGTGGCGCCGGGTGATGCGCTGCTGTTCAGCTTTCTGACGTTACACAGCGCCAGGCCCAACCTGACGGCCGGCGGCCGGCGCGCTTTCTCCGCCCGCTGGATCGGCGATGATGTGCGTTTTTGCGAACGAGCCGGCGAGACCTCGCCGCCCTTCCCGGACATCGGCCTGAGCGATGGCGCGCCCATGCGCGAGGACTGGTTTCCGGTGGTCTGGCCGCCGCGGCGACCGGCCGCTCCGGCGCCGTCCTCGGGCCCATAG
- a CDS encoding MFS transporter, producing MAGSALSVRLSVAVLLAGTAVLLLGNGLLMTLLPIRAEGLGFSAGEIGLMGTGHFLGFALGCLLGPRLVGPVGHVRAFAAFAALAAVLALAFPLVPAVLTWIALRAGIGFAFALLFLVIESWLNGEADNAARGGILSVYLIVSNLAGMGGQLSLNLADPSGPVLFSVAAMMIAASLVPVALTSVSAPAALHAVRPRLLRLFRLSPAGAAGCLLLGLMEGAFWSLVPLYARQRGLELFDLTLFLAAPVFGATLSQWFIGRLSDRVDRRLVMLGCAVLAAVFALAILAPVGAAGLLVLAALHGAFALPLYGLAVAHANDWTPRAEVVETGGGLLLLYAAGAVVGPAVAGSLMGLAGPASLLLFVAAVLASLALFVLWRLVVGRQAPAATHHDFRPVSRTTQESFWLDDQAD from the coding sequence ATGGCCGGCTCCGCCCTTTCCGTCCGACTGTCCGTCGCTGTCCTGCTGGCCGGCACCGCCGTGCTGCTGCTGGGCAACGGGTTGCTCATGACCCTGCTGCCGATCCGCGCCGAGGGTCTTGGCTTCTCCGCCGGCGAGATCGGCCTCATGGGCACCGGTCACTTTCTCGGATTCGCCCTCGGCTGCCTGCTCGGGCCACGGCTGGTGGGGCCGGTCGGCCATGTCCGTGCCTTCGCCGCCTTCGCTGCGCTGGCCGCGGTTCTGGCCCTGGCCTTCCCGCTGGTGCCGGCGGTGCTTACCTGGATCGCGCTGCGTGCCGGCATCGGCTTCGCCTTCGCCCTGCTGTTTCTGGTGATCGAGAGCTGGCTCAACGGCGAGGCCGACAATGCCGCCCGCGGCGGCATCCTGTCGGTCTACCTCATCGTCTCCAATCTGGCCGGCATGGGCGGTCAGCTTTCCCTCAATCTGGCCGATCCGTCGGGACCGGTCCTGTTCTCCGTCGCCGCCATGATGATCGCCGCGTCGCTGGTGCCGGTGGCGCTGACCAGCGTCTCTGCCCCGGCCGCGCTGCACGCGGTCAGGCCACGTCTGCTGCGCCTGTTCCGCCTGTCACCGGCGGGGGCGGCCGGTTGCCTGCTGCTGGGCCTGATGGAAGGCGCCTTCTGGTCGCTGGTGCCGCTCTATGCCCGCCAGCGCGGGCTGGAGCTGTTCGATCTGACGCTCTTCCTCGCCGCGCCGGTGTTCGGCGCCACCCTGTCACAGTGGTTTATCGGCCGTCTGTCCGACCGCGTGGACCGCCGCCTGGTGATGCTCGGCTGCGCTGTGCTGGCCGCGGTCTTCGCCCTCGCCATTCTGGCGCCAGTCGGCGCCGCCGGCCTGCTGGTGCTGGCCGCCCTGCACGGCGCCTTCGCCCTGCCGCTCTATGGCCTGGCCGTGGCCCACGCCAATGACTGGACGCCGCGGGCGGAGGTGGTGGAGACTGGCGGCGGCCTGCTGCTGCTCTATGCCGCCGGCGCCGTCGTCGGGCCGGCGGTGGCCGGCAGCCTCATGGGCCTGGCCGGCCCCGCATCGCTGCTGCTGTTCGTTGCCGCTGTCCTGGCATCGCTGGCCCTCTTTGTGCTGTGGCGACTGGTTGTGGGGCGCCAGGCTCCCGCCGCCACCCATCACGACTTCCGGCCGGTCAGCCGCACCACCCAGGAAAGCTTCTGGCTGGACGATCAGGCCGACTAG
- a CDS encoding uracil-DNA glycosylase family protein, with translation MVKKAQGARDFAALLRQVRACRVCAAHLPLGPRPVLQASPAAQLVIVGQAPGTRVHESGVPWDDASGARLRDWLGLAPEVFYDETKIALVPTGFCYPGRLPRGGDAPPRPECAPLWHPPLFAAMTGIRLTLAVGGHAQARLLAGRSRTGPRASVTATVAAWRDTLPQIIPLPHPSWRTTGWEKRNPWFAAELLPEVRRRVRAVLAGPEDGT, from the coding sequence ATGGTGAAGAAAGCCCAGGGTGCACGGGATTTTGCCGCCCTTCTGCGGCAGGTGCGGGCGTGCCGGGTCTGCGCGGCGCACCTGCCGCTGGGGCCGCGCCCGGTGTTGCAGGCCAGCCCGGCGGCACAGTTGGTTATCGTCGGTCAGGCGCCAGGGACCAGGGTCCATGAGTCCGGGGTGCCGTGGGACGATGCCTCTGGTGCGCGGCTGCGTGACTGGCTGGGGCTGGCGCCCGAGGTGTTTTACGACGAAACGAAAATCGCCCTTGTGCCCACCGGATTTTGCTATCCCGGCCGTCTGCCGCGCGGCGGTGATGCGCCACCGCGGCCGGAGTGTGCGCCGTTGTGGCATCCGCCGTTGTTCGCCGCCATGACCGGCATACGACTGACCCTGGCGGTCGGCGGCCATGCCCAGGCGCGTCTGCTGGCCGGACGGTCCAGGACAGGGCCGCGGGCGAGCGTGACGGCAACGGTGGCGGCGTGGCGGGATACCCTGCCGCAGATCATTCCCTTGCCTCATCCGAGCTGGCGCACCACCGGCTGGGAAAAGCGCAATCCGTGGTTCGCCGCCGAACTGCTGCCGGAGGTGCGGCGGCGGGTGCGGGCGGTGCTGGCCGGCCCGGAGGATGGGACCTAG